A genomic region of Bradyrhizobium sp. ORS 278 contains the following coding sequences:
- a CDS encoding lytic murein transglycosylase has translation MRRNVMLAALRTGMRMAVVAAALATVSGSANAQSGNPLNFLDSLFTGTLSKDNPGAAAPAQAPSVSGPQPWSGEDGASGHPLMTAAAIREAAGNFDACVAGMWPDAARRNITQDNFQRFTAGLTPDLRIMDLLDAQPEFTKSIWDYLDILVNDNRLAKGREVLAKYKPQFDATERAYGVDRFIIAAIWGIESNYSTQIGDRSVLQSTATLACIGRRQAYFKDEFLSALEILNRGDLRPEQLRGSWAGAFGPTQFMPTAFKRFAVDADGDGRRDVVDNPADLIASTANNLKKDGWQSGQSWGYEVVLPQGFNFMLADRAKTMSFAQWEQLGLRRANGQPFPATTEKAYLLAPAGAQGPGFLMLQNFRVIMKYNPAEAYALAIGHFADRLRGAPPFVQAWPREERTLSRAERLELQQLLANRGFYRGTPDGQFGGQTREALRNFQASIGAPADGFATTDVLERLRGR, from the coding sequence ATGCGACGCAACGTCATGCTGGCAGCCTTGAGGACCGGAATGCGGATGGCGGTGGTGGCCGCGGCCCTGGCGACGGTGTCCGGTTCCGCCAACGCGCAATCCGGCAATCCGCTGAACTTCCTCGACAGCCTGTTCACGGGTACCCTTTCGAAGGACAATCCCGGCGCCGCCGCGCCCGCGCAGGCGCCCTCCGTCTCGGGGCCGCAGCCCTGGAGCGGCGAGGACGGTGCCTCCGGCCATCCGCTGATGACGGCGGCGGCGATCCGCGAGGCCGCCGGCAATTTCGACGCCTGCGTCGCAGGCATGTGGCCAGATGCCGCACGGCGCAACATCACGCAGGACAATTTCCAGCGCTTCACGGCGGGCCTCACGCCCGACCTGCGCATCATGGATCTGCTCGACGCCCAGCCGGAGTTCACCAAGTCGATCTGGGACTATCTCGACATCCTGGTGAACGACAATCGCCTGGCCAAGGGCCGCGAGGTGCTGGCCAAATACAAGCCGCAGTTCGACGCCACCGAGCGCGCCTATGGCGTCGACCGCTTCATTATCGCGGCGATCTGGGGCATCGAATCCAACTATTCGACCCAGATCGGCGACCGCAGCGTGCTGCAGTCGACCGCGACGCTCGCCTGCATCGGCCGCCGCCAAGCCTATTTCAAGGATGAGTTCCTGTCGGCCCTGGAGATCCTCAACCGCGGCGATCTCAGGCCCGAACAGTTGCGCGGCTCCTGGGCCGGCGCCTTCGGCCCGACCCAGTTCATGCCGACTGCCTTCAAGCGCTTCGCCGTGGACGCCGACGGCGACGGCCGCCGCGACGTCGTCGACAATCCCGCCGACCTGATCGCCTCGACCGCCAACAATCTGAAGAAGGACGGCTGGCAGAGCGGCCAGAGCTGGGGCTACGAGGTCGTGCTGCCGCAGGGCTTCAACTTCATGCTGGCCGACCGCGCCAAGACCATGAGCTTCGCCCAATGGGAACAGCTCGGCCTGCGCCGCGCCAACGGCCAGCCGTTCCCGGCGACCACCGAGAAGGCCTATCTGCTGGCGCCGGCGGGCGCCCAGGGCCCGGGTTTCCTGATGCTGCAGAATTTCCGCGTCATCATGAAATACAATCCGGCCGAGGCCTATGCGCTGGCGATCGGCCACTTCGCCGACCGGCTGCGCGGCGCCCCGCCCTTCGTGCAGGCCTGGCCGCGCGAGGAGCGCACCCTGTCCCGGGCGGAGCGGCTGGAGCTGCAACAATTGCTGGCGAACCGCGGATTCTACCGCGGAACGCCGGACGGCCAGTTCGGCGGCCAGACCCGCGAGGCGCTGCGGAACTTCCAGGCCTCGATCGGGGCGCCGGCGGACGGTTTTGCCACCACGGACGTGCTGGAACGGCTGCGTGGCCGCTGA
- the galU gene encoding UTP--glucose-1-phosphate uridylyltransferase GalU yields the protein MKIRKAVFPVAGLGTRVLPATKAMPKEMLTIVDKPLIQYVFDEAKEAGIEHFVFVTGRNKTAIEDHFDRMYELDATLAARGKKTEMEILARDQPEAGAVSFTRQQAPLGLGHAVWCARDIVGDEPFAVVLPDELVLNSPGCLAQMIAAANKLPEKSNVLAVQEVPADQTHQYGICGVGPRDGKIFEVDGMVEKPAKGTAPSNFSITGRYILQPEIFKILATQERGAGGEIQLTDAMIGLSKTQKFYGVDFDGERHDCGSKSGFLKANIAFGMARADLRDGLRADMQKYLEAKS from the coding sequence ATGAAGATCCGCAAAGCCGTTTTTCCGGTCGCCGGTCTCGGCACCCGCGTCCTTCCCGCCACGAAGGCGATGCCGAAGGAGATGCTGACGATCGTCGACAAGCCGCTCATCCAATACGTCTTCGACGAGGCGAAGGAAGCCGGCATCGAGCATTTCGTGTTCGTCACCGGGCGCAACAAGACGGCGATTGAGGATCATTTCGACCGCATGTACGAACTCGACGCGACGCTCGCGGCGCGCGGCAAGAAGACCGAGATGGAAATCCTGGCGCGCGACCAGCCGGAGGCCGGCGCCGTCAGCTTCACCCGCCAGCAGGCGCCGCTCGGTCTTGGCCACGCCGTGTGGTGCGCGCGCGACATCGTCGGCGACGAGCCGTTCGCGGTGGTGCTGCCGGACGAACTGGTGCTGAATTCTCCGGGGTGCCTGGCGCAGATGATCGCCGCCGCCAACAAGCTGCCCGAGAAGAGCAATGTGCTCGCCGTGCAGGAAGTGCCAGCCGACCAGACGCATCAATACGGCATCTGTGGCGTAGGCCCGCGCGACGGCAAGATCTTCGAGGTCGACGGCATGGTCGAGAAGCCGGCCAAGGGCACCGCGCCGTCGAACTTCTCGATCACCGGCCGCTACATCCTGCAGCCTGAGATCTTCAAGATCCTGGCGACGCAGGAGCGCGGCGCCGGCGGCGAGATCCAGCTCACCGATGCCATGATCGGCCTGTCGAAAACGCAGAAATTCTACGGCGTCGATTTCGACGGCGAGCGGCATGATTGCGGCTCGAAGTCCGGCTTCCTGAAGGCCAACATCGCCTTCGGCATGGCCCGCGCGGATCTGCGGGACGGCCTGCGCGCCGACATGCAGAAGTACCTCGAAGCCAAGAGCTAG
- a CDS encoding diguanylate cyclase, protein MRWIRRTGKAKPPWRLSARTLVTCSISTIIGFSAICASMMIDLRRGEEIRARQSLENLAAGIGADISRNIELYDLSLRAVGANMLLPEINEVSKPIRQLILFDRASTARYFGAIQVFDANGRLTIDSATLDPSPEDRGDADFFHVQRDRADVGLLVSRPAQQRGHYSIALSRRISAADGRFVGVVAGSIRLSYFRDLFSRLTLPAGVGLTVLGRDGTVVVTAPFDPAAIGRNLARAPAVNRILTEPSGWLSSAGVLDDPSRLLVWRSGNDPLVVVASRTWDGVYAVWRNEAAQIGAMMLALIVFVLAATQVAAREIQLRTRVESRLERLATTDPLTGLKNRRKFDETIEIEWRRAQRAQVPLGLLMIDADHFKSYNDTHGHQAGDQVLVGIAVCISDSVRRAGDCAARYGGEEFAVLLPGTAEKDALHVAETIRIKVALWAGEAGNASISIGVASVTPTRDADWSSLLNAADRALYMAKAAGRNRCISVAAPKPQPPGSLAA, encoded by the coding sequence ATGCGCTGGATACGCCGAACAGGCAAGGCAAAACCGCCTTGGCGTCTCTCGGCCCGCACGCTCGTCACCTGCTCCATCTCCACCATCATCGGCTTCTCGGCCATCTGCGCCAGCATGATGATCGACCTGCGCCGTGGCGAGGAGATCCGCGCCCGACAGTCGCTGGAAAATCTCGCAGCCGGCATCGGCGCCGACATCAGCCGCAACATCGAGTTGTACGATCTGTCGCTGCGCGCGGTCGGCGCCAACATGTTGCTGCCCGAAATCAACGAGGTCAGCAAGCCGATCCGCCAACTGATCCTGTTCGACCGCGCATCCACCGCGCGATATTTCGGCGCCATCCAGGTGTTCGACGCCAACGGTCGCCTCACCATCGACTCGGCCACGCTCGACCCGTCCCCGGAGGACCGCGGCGACGCCGACTTCTTCCACGTCCAGCGCGACCGCGCCGATGTCGGCCTTCTTGTCAGCAGGCCGGCGCAGCAGCGCGGGCACTATTCCATTGCTCTGAGCCGCCGCATTTCCGCGGCTGACGGTCGCTTCGTCGGCGTCGTCGCCGGCTCGATCCGCCTCAGCTATTTCCGCGACCTGTTCAGCCGGCTGACGCTCCCCGCGGGTGTCGGCCTGACGGTGCTCGGGCGCGACGGCACCGTCGTCGTGACCGCGCCGTTCGACCCCGCCGCGATCGGCCGCAACCTGGCGCGGGCGCCGGCCGTCAATCGCATCTTGACGGAGCCGAGCGGATGGCTGTCCAGCGCTGGCGTGCTGGACGACCCATCGCGGCTCCTGGTCTGGCGCAGCGGCAATGATCCGCTGGTGGTGGTGGCGAGCCGGACCTGGGACGGCGTCTACGCCGTCTGGCGCAACGAGGCGGCGCAGATCGGCGCGATGATGCTGGCGCTCATCGTCTTCGTGCTGGCGGCGACACAGGTCGCCGCGCGCGAGATTCAATTGCGCACCCGGGTCGAGTCCAGGCTCGAGCGGCTCGCGACCACCGATCCGCTGACCGGCCTGAAGAACCGGCGCAAGTTCGACGAGACCATCGAAATCGAGTGGCGGCGCGCGCAGCGGGCCCAGGTGCCGCTGGGGCTCCTGATGATCGATGCCGATCATTTCAAGAGCTACAACGACACGCATGGGCATCAGGCCGGCGACCAGGTGCTGGTCGGCATCGCCGTTTGCATCTCGGATTCGGTGCGGCGGGCCGGCGACTGCGCCGCGCGCTATGGCGGCGAGGAGTTCGCGGTGCTGCTGCCGGGCACGGCGGAGAAGGATGCGCTGCATGTCGCCGAGACGATCCGTATCAAGGTCGCGCTGTGGGCCGGCGAGGCCGGCAACGCCTCGATCAGCATTGGCGTCGCCAGCGTGACGCCGACGCGCGATGCCGACTGGAGCAGCCTGCTGAACGCGGCCGACCGCGCGCTCTACATGGCGAAGGCCGCGGGCCGCAATCGCTGCATCAGCGTGGCCGCACCGAAGCCGCAGCCGCCGGGCTCGCTGGCGGCGTGA
- a CDS encoding peptide ABC transporter substrate-binding protein → MDEQDLRREIAAVKEGRLSRRDFVQRVLAAGLTAPLAGMMLAHSGVAMAAQAFPYKPTKAGGGGPLRILFWQAPTLLNPHFAIGSKDQEASRAFYEPLAGWDADGNLVPVLAAEIPTLANGTLAADGTSVVWKLKPGVKWHDGQPFTADDVIFNWQYATHPETSAVTIADYKDIKTIERIDDLTVRLVFAKPTPQWFTPFVSGRGAIIPKHLFADYIGAKSREAPNNLKPVGTGAYLFVDFKPGDMLTGKLNPDYHVPNRPYFDTLEIKGGGDAVSAARAVLQTGEFDYAWNLQVEDEILVKLESGGPGAVEIVPTGNLEFILLNATDPWTEVDGERASVKTGHPLFSDPAVREAINLLIDRASIQKFIYGRGGIATANAVNNPERYRSPNMRFEFSVEKANQILENAGWKKGANGIREKDGKPLKIVFQTSTNGPRQKNQAIIKQACQKAGIEMELKSVVGSVFFSSDVANPDTYAHFYCDMEMYQMTMASPEPQAFMSQYVSWEAASKANKWQGRNIARWQNKAYDDLYNALTVELDPVKRAALYIKLNDIVCSERHVLPELNRPRISGIRKGLQTHSSGWDNDLWQLPNWYRES, encoded by the coding sequence ATGGACGAACAGGACCTGCGCCGCGAGATCGCTGCGGTCAAAGAAGGGCGGCTGTCACGCCGCGATTTCGTTCAGCGGGTGCTCGCGGCCGGGCTGACGGCACCGCTGGCCGGCATGATGCTGGCGCATTCAGGGGTGGCGATGGCCGCGCAGGCGTTTCCGTACAAGCCGACCAAGGCCGGCGGCGGCGGTCCGCTGCGCATCCTGTTCTGGCAGGCGCCGACCCTGCTCAATCCGCATTTCGCGATCGGCTCCAAGGACCAGGAAGCCTCGCGCGCCTTCTACGAGCCGCTGGCGGGATGGGATGCCGACGGCAATCTCGTGCCGGTGCTCGCCGCGGAAATCCCAACTCTCGCGAACGGCACGCTTGCGGCGGACGGCACCTCTGTCGTCTGGAAGCTGAAGCCGGGGGTGAAATGGCATGACGGCCAGCCTTTCACGGCCGACGACGTGATCTTCAACTGGCAGTACGCGACACATCCCGAGACCTCGGCGGTCACCATCGCCGACTACAAGGACATCAAGACGATCGAGAGGATCGACGACCTTACGGTTCGCCTCGTATTCGCAAAGCCGACGCCGCAATGGTTCACGCCGTTCGTCAGCGGCCGTGGCGCGATCATCCCGAAACATTTGTTCGCCGACTATATCGGCGCCAAGTCCCGCGAGGCGCCGAACAACCTCAAACCGGTCGGTACCGGCGCCTATCTGTTCGTCGACTTCAAGCCCGGCGACATGCTCACGGGCAAGCTCAATCCCGACTACCACGTGCCCAACCGTCCGTATTTCGACACGCTGGAGATCAAGGGCGGCGGCGATGCGGTGTCGGCGGCGCGCGCGGTGCTGCAGACCGGCGAATTCGACTACGCCTGGAATCTGCAGGTCGAGGACGAGATCCTCGTCAAGCTGGAGAGCGGCGGGCCAGGCGCGGTCGAGATCGTGCCAACCGGCAATCTGGAATTCATCCTGCTCAACGCCACGGATCCCTGGACCGAGGTCGACGGCGAGCGCGCGAGCGTCAAGACCGGGCATCCCTTGTTCTCGGATCCCGCGGTGCGCGAGGCGATCAACCTGCTGATCGACCGCGCTTCGATTCAGAAGTTCATCTATGGTCGCGGCGGCATCGCCACGGCGAACGCCGTCAACAATCCCGAGCGCTATCGCTCGCCCAACATGCGTTTCGAGTTCTCGGTCGAGAAGGCCAACCAGATCCTGGAGAACGCCGGCTGGAAGAAGGGCGCGAACGGCATCCGCGAGAAGGACGGCAAGCCGCTGAAGATCGTATTCCAGACCTCGACCAATGGGCCACGCCAGAAGAACCAGGCGATCATCAAGCAGGCCTGCCAGAAAGCCGGCATCGAGATGGAGTTGAAATCGGTGGTCGGCTCCGTGTTCTTCTCCAGCGACGTCGCCAATCCCGACACCTATGCGCATTTTTACTGCGACATGGAAATGTATCAGATGACGATGGCCTCGCCCGAGCCGCAGGCCTTCATGAGCCAGTACGTATCGTGGGAAGCGGCGAGCAAGGCCAACAAATGGCAGGGCCGCAACATCGCGCGCTGGCAGAACAAGGCGTATGACGATCTCTACAACGCGCTGACGGTCGAGCTTGATCCGGTCAAGCGCGCAGCGCTCTACATCAAGCTCAACGATATCGTCTGCTCGGAACGCCACGTGCTTCCGGAGCTGAACCGGCCGCGCATCTCCGGCATCCGCAAGGGGCTGCAGACGCACTCCTCGGGCTGGGACAACGACCTCTGGCAATTGCCGAACTGGTATCGCGAGAGCTGA
- a CDS encoding peptide ABC transporter substrate-binding protein — protein MNERDLRNQIADVKAGRLSRRDFVQRMMAVGLTAPMAGTMLAHSGVAFAADSMEYKPTKAGGGGPLKLLFWQAPTLLNPHFANGTKDQEACRLFYEPLAGWDADGNLVPILAAEIPSKENGLLGADGLSVTWKLKQGVKWHDGKPFTADDVIFNWEYSVNPDTAAVSVGSYRGIKSIDKIDDFTVKLNFKAPTPFWADAFVAAYGLVIPKHLFADYIGGKSREAPANLKPVGTGPYIYVDFKPGDSISAKRNPDYHQANRPYFDSVEVKGGGDAVSAARAVLQTGEYDYAYNLQVEDEILTKLEAGGQGKAQLTVTGHIEYIALNVTDPWTEVDGERASVKTKHPFFTDPAVRKAINLLIDRASVQKFIYGRAGVATANFLNNPERFRSPNNKFEFSIDKANQILEEAGWKKNASGIREKDGKPIKLVFQTSINAPRQKNQAIIKQAFQKAGIEVELKSVVASVFFSSDPANPDTYPHFYCDMEMYQTTMPQADPQFFMNQFTSWEVASKENKWQGRNISRWQNKEYDETYKQASSELDPVKRAALFVKLNDLVVQDNYILPEINRRNCIGLKNGMVVNKSGWDNDLWQIANWYRET, from the coding sequence ATGAACGAGCGTGACCTCCGTAACCAGATCGCTGATGTCAAAGCGGGGCGCCTGTCGCGGCGCGATTTTGTGCAGCGGATGATGGCTGTGGGGCTGACGGCGCCGATGGCCGGCACGATGCTCGCGCATTCCGGCGTCGCCTTCGCGGCGGACTCGATGGAGTACAAGCCGACCAAGGCCGGCGGCGGTGGTCCGCTCAAGCTCTTGTTCTGGCAGGCGCCGACGCTGCTCAATCCACACTTCGCCAACGGCACCAAGGATCAGGAAGCCTGCCGGCTGTTCTACGAGCCGCTCGCCGGCTGGGACGCCGACGGCAATCTCGTGCCGATCCTCGCCGCGGAGATTCCGAGCAAGGAGAACGGCCTGCTCGGCGCCGACGGTCTCTCCGTCACCTGGAAGCTGAAGCAGGGCGTGAAGTGGCACGACGGCAAGCCGTTCACCGCCGACGACGTCATCTTCAACTGGGAATACTCGGTCAATCCCGACACCGCCGCGGTCTCGGTCGGCAGCTATCGCGGTATCAAGTCGATCGACAAGATCGACGATTTCACCGTGAAGCTGAACTTCAAGGCGCCGACGCCGTTCTGGGCCGATGCCTTCGTTGCAGCCTACGGTCTCGTCATTCCGAAGCACCTGTTCGCTGATTATATCGGCGGCAAGTCGCGCGAGGCGCCGGCCAATCTGAAGCCGGTGGGCACCGGCCCGTACATCTATGTCGACTTCAAGCCGGGCGATTCGATCTCCGCCAAGCGCAACCCCGACTACCATCAGGCGAACCGGCCGTATTTCGACTCGGTCGAGGTCAAGGGCGGCGGCGATGCCGTGTCGGCGGCCCGCGCGGTGCTGCAGACCGGCGAATACGACTACGCCTACAATCTCCAGGTCGAGGACGAGATCCTCACCAAGCTGGAAGCCGGCGGCCAGGGCAAGGCCCAGCTCACGGTCACCGGCCACATCGAGTACATCGCGCTCAACGTCACCGATCCCTGGACCGAGGTCGATGGCGAGCGCGCGAGCGTCAAGACCAAGCATCCGTTCTTCACTGATCCGGCGGTGCGCAAGGCGATCAACCTCCTGATCGACCGTGCCTCGGTGCAGAAGTTCATCTATGGCCGCGCCGGCGTCGCGACCGCGAACTTCCTCAACAACCCCGAGCGCTTCCGCTCGCCGAACAACAAGTTCGAATTCTCGATCGACAAGGCCAACCAGATCCTGGAGGAGGCCGGCTGGAAGAAGAACGCATCAGGCATCCGCGAGAAGGACGGCAAGCCGATCAAGCTGGTGTTCCAGACCTCGATCAACGCGCCGCGCCAGAAGAACCAGGCGATCATCAAGCAGGCGTTCCAGAAAGCCGGTATCGAGGTCGAGCTGAAATCGGTGGTCGCCTCGGTGTTCTTCTCGTCGGATCCGGCGAACCCCGACACCTACCCGCACTTCTATTGCGACATGGAGATGTATCAGACCACCATGCCGCAGGCCGACCCGCAGTTCTTCATGAACCAGTTCACCTCGTGGGAGGTCGCCAGCAAGGAGAACAAGTGGCAGGGCCGCAACATCTCGCGCTGGCAAAATAAGGAGTATGACGAGACCTACAAGCAGGCATCGAGCGAGCTCGACCCGGTCAAGCGCGCGGCATTGTTCGTCAAGCTCAACGACCTCGTGGTGCAGGACAACTACATCCTGCCCGAGATCAACCGGCGCAACTGCATCGGTCTGAAGAACGGCATGGTCGTGAACAAGAGCGGCTGGGACAACGACCTCTGGCAGATCGCCAACTGGTATCGCGAGACCTGA
- a CDS encoding ABC transporter permease yields the protein MGNYLLRRLIVAVPSLLGISLILFVLLALAPGDPFGELASNPNIPPEVREALRIKFGMDDPIMVRYFRWLLAMLHGDWGFSFASRVNVDTLILQRIPATLYVVGTAQLLALIVAIPVGVLAARRPYSIFDQIANTFAFIGFSLPTFFTGLLLILVFSVNLGWLPFVYRADIPATGWIWWWENFKQAVMPVTVLGLYQAASYTRYVRSAVLDVIKLDYVTTARSKGLDESKVIVKHVVRNALIPVVTLVALQMPTVFGGAIVTEQIFRIPGIGSLLISAILANDTPVIMAVTFVFACLVVLFNLIADILYGWLDPRISFR from the coding sequence ATGGGAAACTACCTTCTCAGGCGCCTCATCGTGGCCGTGCCGAGCCTGCTCGGCATCAGCCTGATTCTGTTCGTGCTGCTTGCGCTCGCGCCGGGTGATCCGTTCGGCGAGCTCGCGAGCAATCCGAACATTCCCCCGGAGGTCCGCGAGGCCCTGCGCATCAAGTTCGGCATGGATGATCCGATCATGGTGCGCTATTTCCGCTGGCTGCTCGCCATGCTGCATGGCGACTGGGGCTTCTCCTTCGCGAGCCGCGTCAACGTCGATACGCTGATCCTGCAGCGGATTCCGGCCACGCTCTACGTGGTCGGCACCGCGCAGCTCTTGGCGCTGATCGTCGCGATCCCGGTCGGCGTGCTGGCGGCGCGCCGGCCCTATTCGATCTTCGACCAGATCGCCAACACCTTCGCCTTCATCGGTTTCTCGCTGCCGACCTTCTTCACCGGCCTGCTCCTGATCCTGGTGTTCTCGGTCAATCTCGGCTGGCTGCCGTTCGTCTACCGCGCCGACATCCCGGCGACGGGGTGGATATGGTGGTGGGAAAATTTCAAGCAGGCGGTGATGCCGGTCACCGTGCTCGGCCTCTACCAGGCCGCATCCTACACGCGGTATGTCCGGTCGGCCGTGCTCGACGTCATCAAGCTCGACTACGTCACGACGGCGCGTTCCAAGGGGCTCGACGAGAGCAAGGTGATCGTCAAGCACGTGGTGCGCAATGCGCTGATCCCGGTGGTGACCCTGGTCGCGCTGCAGATGCCCACGGTGTTCGGCGGCGCCATCGTCACCGAGCAGATCTTCCGCATTCCCGGCATCGGCTCGCTCCTGATCAGCGCGATCCTCGCCAACGATACGCCCGTCATCATGGCGGTGACCTTCGTGTTCGCCTGCCTCGTCGTCCTGTTCAACCTCATCGCCGATATTCTGTATGGCTGGCTTGACCCACGCATCTCCTTCCGTTGA
- a CDS encoding ABC transporter permease, producing the protein MAGLTHASPSVEAAVAPASKKRRFSPGRDAVRRFLRHRLAAVSIVVLALLALAIIVGPWIWRVPINEIDFTARLAPPSWEHPFGTDDLGQDLLSRMIYGGRISLAVGFAAMAVGLFVGVVIGAVAGNSKGPVDAALMWLTDLFLSLPQLPLLLLVIYLFRDLLKGIVGPEGGTFVLIVLVIGGFRWMPVARLVRAQFLSLREKEFVEAARALGASNLRLVVRHILPNALGPVIVAGTIDVAAAIIAESTLSFLGLGFPPDIPTWGRLLFDAKDYLDIAPHWALFAGGAIFLTVIAINFIGDGLRDALDPRKVM; encoded by the coding sequence ATGGCTGGCTTGACCCACGCATCTCCTTCCGTTGAAGCGGCGGTCGCGCCGGCTTCGAAAAAGCGCCGCTTCTCGCCCGGGCGCGATGCGGTCCGACGCTTCCTGCGCCACCGCCTCGCGGCCGTCAGCATCGTCGTGCTGGCGCTGCTGGCGCTCGCCATCATCGTCGGCCCGTGGATCTGGCGGGTGCCGATCAACGAGATCGACTTCACCGCGCGTCTCGCGCCGCCGTCCTGGGAGCATCCGTTCGGCACCGACGATCTCGGCCAGGATCTTCTGTCGCGCATGATCTATGGCGGGCGCATCTCGCTCGCGGTCGGTTTCGCCGCGATGGCGGTCGGCCTGTTCGTCGGCGTCGTCATCGGCGCTGTCGCCGGCAACTCGAAAGGCCCGGTCGATGCCGCGCTGATGTGGCTGACCGACCTGTTCCTGTCGCTGCCGCAGCTGCCCTTGCTGCTGCTCGTGATCTATCTGTTCCGCGATCTCTTGAAGGGGATCGTCGGCCCGGAAGGCGGCACCTTCGTGCTGATCGTGCTCGTCATCGGCGGCTTTCGCTGGATGCCGGTGGCGCGCCTGGTGCGCGCGCAGTTCCTGTCACTGCGCGAGAAGGAGTTCGTCGAGGCCGCCCGCGCGCTCGGCGCCTCCAACCTCCGCCTCGTCGTCCGCCACATCCTGCCGAACGCGCTGGGACCGGTGATCGTCGCCGGCACGATCGACGTCGCTGCGGCGATCATCGCGGAATCGACGCTGTCGTTCCTCGGCCTCGGTTTCCCGCCGGACATTCCGACCTGGGGACGGCTGTTGTTCGACGCCAAGGACTATCTCGACATCGCGCCGCATTGGGCGCTGTTCGCCGGCGGCGCGATCTTCCTGACCGTCATCGCGATCAACTTCATCGGTGATGGCCTGCGCGATGCACTCGATCCGCGGAAGGTGATGTGA
- a CDS encoding ABC transporter ATP-binding protein, whose amino-acid sequence MDARVAPLLEIKGLKTYFNSDEGQVQAVDGVDISIGHGETLCVVGESGSGKTVTAMSVLKLIAMPPGRIAGGQILWKGRDLVPLPTSELNRIRASEIAIVFQEPMTSLNPVYTVGDQIAEVIRLHQGLSKKAAMDRAAEMLALVQIPNPQRRVHDYPHHFSGGMRQRVMIAMALSCNPKLLIADEPTTALDVTIQAQILDLLLDMKERLGMSIMLITHAMGVVAEVAQRVVVMYAGRVAEEAPVERLFANPRHPYTQGLIRSIPRIDLAAVKKSRLESIPGSVPKLVNPPEGCRFASRCRFVIPDCKRAQPPLREIEPGHKVACIRAEETLL is encoded by the coding sequence ATGGACGCGCGCGTCGCTCCGCTCCTCGAGATCAAGGGGCTGAAGACCTATTTCAACAGCGACGAGGGCCAGGTTCAGGCCGTCGACGGTGTCGACATCTCGATCGGCCACGGCGAGACCTTGTGCGTGGTCGGCGAGTCCGGCTCGGGCAAGACGGTCACCGCGATGTCGGTGCTGAAGCTGATCGCGATGCCGCCCGGCCGCATCGCCGGCGGCCAGATCCTGTGGAAAGGCCGCGATCTCGTGCCGCTGCCGACCTCCGAGCTCAATCGCATCCGCGCCAGCGAGATCGCGATCGTGTTCCAGGAGCCGATGACCTCGCTGAACCCGGTCTACACCGTCGGCGATCAGATCGCCGAGGTGATCCGGTTGCATCAGGGCCTGTCGAAGAAGGCGGCGATGGACCGTGCCGCGGAGATGCTGGCACTGGTGCAGATCCCCAATCCGCAGCGCCGCGTGCACGACTATCCGCACCATTTCTCCGGCGGCATGCGCCAGCGCGTGATGATCGCGATGGCGCTGTCGTGCAATCCCAAGCTCCTGATCGCTGACGAGCCGACCACCGCGCTCGACGTCACGATCCAGGCGCAGATCCTCGACCTGCTGCTGGACATGAAGGAGCGGCTCGGCATGTCGATCATGCTGATCACCCACGCGATGGGCGTCGTTGCCGAGGTCGCCCAGCGCGTCGTGGTCATGTATGCGGGCCGGGTGGCCGAGGAGGCGCCGGTCGAGCGCCTGTTCGCCAATCCGCGCCATCCGTACACGCAAGGCCTTATCCGTTCGATCCCGCGCATCGATCTCGCTGCGGTCAAGAAGAGCCGGCTCGAGAGCATCCCGGGCAGCGTGCCGAAGCTGGTCAATCCGCCCGAAGGCTGCCGCTTCGCCTCGCGCTGCCGCTTCGTCATCCCCGACTGCAAGCGTGCGCAGCCTCCGCTGCGCGAGATCGAGCCCGGCCACAAGGTGGCGTGCATTCGCGCCGAAGAGACGCTGCTGTGA